The following are encoded together in the Bacteroidales bacterium MB20-C3-3 genome:
- a CDS encoding TonB-dependent receptor: MMKTVNKHIKFGVAIILFSLFATKSPSLYGQQKIDPTLEVRREFDGKLMEITKSKLPFQIADSISRFNLIFDYTVFNKPVRDLYEFSPLPSAQIEKRGRERHPVFQAQLATSFPLAPFANIYYQPNLPNGLNLLLFGEHSSYFGKIDDVQAPEHLNTGGVAFEYSWKRGEAGIDIKGTNRQASLHGFGDFAQTLIPESLSWRYMRDTLSRRFNNFEGGFFVRSANPSPRAFNYLLSADYMFTDDLSRFNGKKVQEDYFKIKADFGPSFGDNHKFMVGIDLENSKSSLNPDFGRYSLTAHPRYIFTQRRWLLEAGVKINKWAEADEEGFDFYFNGKASIALIPSNLWFYAEADGGTIFRGYGLLLKENNYISQSIQLKNTEIPFTGQAGFKGQVMDRFSYHIYGGYTRYRDEIFFRISDDENWDGMVNIFHADYASLNKYSAGAEVSWRSNEFEAGAKAVYNHYSRPDSLPSYNHSPFEAGLHARYNWRGRVSAGAELIHKSSMPVIIRTGVIDLTGVPAMIETKPYTTLNIFANYSYNSKFSFYLKGNNLFNSQGLWLADYGYRGINITAGVIITL; the protein is encoded by the coding sequence ATGATGAAAACAGTTAACAAACACATAAAATTTGGGGTAGCAATAATACTTTTTTCCCTCTTTGCAACAAAATCGCCATCACTTTACGGACAACAGAAAATTGACCCGACACTTGAGGTACGAAGAGAATTTGACGGTAAACTGATGGAGATAACCAAAAGCAAATTACCCTTTCAAATTGCAGACTCAATATCAAGATTTAATCTGATATTTGACTATACTGTTTTCAACAAACCAGTCCGGGACCTGTATGAATTCTCCCCCCTGCCCTCCGCACAAATTGAGAAAAGGGGAAGGGAGAGACACCCTGTATTCCAGGCTCAGCTGGCTACATCCTTTCCTCTTGCCCCATTTGCAAATATTTACTATCAGCCAAACCTTCCCAACGGACTTAATTTGCTTCTGTTTGGAGAGCATTCATCATATTTTGGAAAAATAGATGATGTACAGGCTCCGGAACATCTGAACACAGGTGGAGTTGCATTTGAATACTCATGGAAACGGGGAGAGGCTGGAATTGACATAAAAGGGACAAACAGACAGGCATCACTTCACGGATTCGGAGATTTCGCACAAACATTGATACCTGAATCACTTTCGTGGAGATATATGCGAGACACCCTCTCCAGAAGATTCAATAATTTTGAGGGGGGATTTTTTGTTCGTTCAGCTAACCCCTCCCCAAGAGCCTTTAATTACCTTCTATCTGCAGATTATATGTTCACGGATGACCTTTCCAGGTTCAACGGAAAAAAGGTTCAGGAGGACTATTTTAAGATAAAGGCAGATTTTGGACCATCATTTGGAGATAACCATAAATTTATGGTAGGCATCGATCTTGAAAACTCAAAAAGTTCATTAAATCCTGATTTTGGAAGATACTCACTTACAGCACACCCGAGATACATCTTCACTCAAAGAAGGTGGCTGCTGGAAGCCGGAGTAAAGATAAACAAATGGGCAGAAGCTGATGAGGAGGGCTTTGATTTTTACTTCAACGGTAAAGCCTCAATTGCCCTTATCCCTTCCAATCTTTGGTTTTATGCAGAAGCTGACGGAGGAACCATTTTCAGAGGCTACGGATTGCTTCTTAAGGAGAATAACTATATATCACAATCCATACAATTGAAGAATACAGAGATACCATTCACCGGTCAGGCAGGATTCAAGGGACAAGTAATGGACAGATTCTCTTACCATATATATGGAGGATATACAAGATACAGAGATGAGATATTTTTCAGAATATCAGACGACGAAAACTGGGACGGAATGGTAAATATCTTTCACGCAGACTATGCATCATTGAATAAATACTCAGCAGGCGCTGAGGTATCCTGGAGATCTAACGAGTTTGAAGCAGGAGCAAAAGCGGTTTACAACCACTATTCACGACCAGACTCACTTCCCTCTTACAACCATTCTCCATTTGAGGCAGGCCTTCATGCAAGGTATAACTGGAGAGGAAGAGTAAGCGCGGGTGCAGAGCTGATTCATAAATCATCAATGCCTGTTATTATAAGAACAGGTGTTATTGACTTAACAGGAGTACCAGCTATGATTGAGACCAAACCATACACAACTCTTAACATTTTTGCCAATTACTCCTATA